The DNA segment ACATGCATGCCACGCTTGAGACCATCCGTACCACCCATCGCGATCGCGCGAACCACGCCGTCGCCAAGCTGCTGCTGCACCTCAAGAATGAGGTCGTTCTCAGCAATCTGCAGCGCGTCGTAAATCTTCGGCACGCTTTCGCGCGGGAACTCAACATCGATGATCGCACCGATGATTTCAACGATTTTCCCAGAACTCATGGTCTGTCCCCTGTAAACACGTATTCCTAAGCCGACGCGTCCGCTCAAACGGCGGCGGCGCCACCGACGATTTCTGAAATCTCTTGGGTGATCGCGGCTTGACGGGCCTTGTTGTAGACCAGCTGTAGTTCACTGATCAGCGAGCCCGCGTTATCCGACGCGCTCTTCATTGCGACCATTCGCGAAGCCATCTCACAGGCGACGTTCTCCACGACACCCTGATAGACCAACGACTCGACATAACGCTTGAGCAGTTCGTCCAGTACTTCCTTGGCCTCGGGCTCGTAGATATAGTCCCAGTGATGCTGCAATCGTTCGTCTTTGATCGGCTCAATGGGTAGCAACTGGGTCACGACGGCCTTCTGCGTCATCGTATTGATGAACTGGTTCTCCACCAGAAACATCCGGTCGATGCGCTTTTCCTCATAGGCATTGAGCATGACACCCACCGTGCCAATAAGGTCACCATGCCTGGGTTTGTCACCCAAATGCGTCGTTTGCGCAACGATATTGCCGCCGAAACGCTTGAAAAAGGCCGTCGCCTTCGCGCCGATCAGGCAGAGGTCGATTTCGACGTTCTGCTGCTGCCATTCACGCATCGCGCCCAACGCCCGTTTGAACAGATTGACGTTAAGGCCGCCGCACAAGCCGCGATCGGTCGAAACCAGCACGAAACCCACCCGTTTCACCTCTCGCGAATCCATATACGCGTGATGGTATTCCGGATGTGCCATTGAGAGATGACCGATCACCTCGTGGATTTTTTCCGCATAGGG comes from the Acidihalobacter yilgarnensis genome and includes:
- the atpG gene encoding F0F1 ATP synthase subunit gamma, which produces MAAAKEIRSKIKSIKNTQKITKAMEMVAASKMRKAQERMEASRPYAEKIHEVIGHLSMAHPEYHHAYMDSREVKRVGFVLVSTDRGLCGGLNVNLFKRALGAMREWQQQNVEIDLCLIGAKATAFFKRFGGNIVAQTTHLGDKPRHGDLIGTVGVMLNAYEEKRIDRMFLVENQFINTMTQKAVVTQLLPIEPIKDERLQHHWDYIYEPEAKEVLDELLKRYVESLVYQGVVENVACEMASRMVAMKSASDNAGSLISELQLVYNKARQAAITQEISEIVGGAAAV